Sequence from the Prunus persica cultivar Lovell chromosome G5, Prunus_persica_NCBIv2, whole genome shotgun sequence genome:
GGACTTCGGGTGAAATAAGTCTTATTCATTAAGCACCACAGCATGCTCTAGACAGATTCGCAATAGTGGTAGGAGACCAAAACCATACACACAGGATTCTTACAATAAGAAGCACAACGTATCACCCTGACCAAATAGAAGAATGGTCGATGAAAGAGGAAATTAGTCACAATTGGACGTGTTTCTGCTCTCATTACTTTTCACACAGCTCTGCTTGAAGACAGATTGTCCTTatcctttttaaattttagaaataacATTTAcagaaattaatttcttttccaGAAGGCTTCCTCTGTTACGTCCTTGCTTTTGAGGAGCACTATGTTGAACAATCTAATCAAAGATTTCCATGCAAAAGTTTCAACAAGGACACATTTACAAACAAGCTCTAAGGgaaaagggtttttttttttttttttttttttttttggggtaatcAATTCTTAAAGTATATAAGGTATTTGATCACGACCAATGACCAGTTGATATATCTGCCTATTTTCTATCAGAAAGTGTCACTGCGATCCATAAAGCATTCCTTTGCTACCTAAGACTGGCACTACACCACTACTTAGAGCACTACTATCTTTATGGTTCTCTGAgacattttgaaaaagaaagtcgAGAAATCTAAATAAGATACATGGACATGGTAAGTGATGACTTGATGTTTATTTTTAAgccaaaattaatgattttggCGCACTTTCTCTGTCTCTTGGATAACTATCACTACACTGCAGCTTAGAGCACTGCTAACATCATGGTTATCTATTTGTTTTCAAgccaaaattaatgattttggAGCACGTTCTCTGTCACCTGGATAACTCTTACTATACTGCTGCTTAGAGCACTACTATCATCATGGTTATCTATAACTTattatgaaaagaaagttgagaaatttaaataaaatgtgGACAAAAGTAGTTGAGGTTTATTTTCAAGCTCAAAGCGATCATTCTGGAGCACCTTCTTTGTAAGTTGAGTGCAGGGTGTTACAGTGCTGATCACATTGTTAAGCAAAGGATAAACTAACTAGGTAATCAGTTGGTGCAAATtggttaaaaagaaaaacagtttGTACAAGCTAGTAAATATCCTGATAAGATAACTATAGAACTTACCACAAGATGGTTATAAGTTGCTTTTTAGGTGGACCCCTGAATTCATCATTTATCCTATGCTCCAAAATCCACACAACTATACCAATAACAAGAAAGGAAGCAGCAGTGACAACCCACATACGTGCAGTAAATGGCCGAAGGAAAGCCCAAGCACTAGAGTTCAATCTTTTAAATGGAGCCACTACAACAAGTCCAGAGGCAGCATATGGCTGTGAAAAATCCACAATCTTCGTTCGATTTGTAACAATGGCAATGTCACCAACAGCAGCATCAAAGACCTGCAAACAGTAAATGAGAGAATTAGCCAAAGAATGTGCACATATACACATGCACATATTGGCAAATCAAACTTGTCTTTTATGACATGAATTTCAAATATTGAATCTATGATAGATTTACTCACGCCCGTTGCAACAGAATACACAAGCTCGTTGTAGCTTGGGTTTTTCTGACCATCTCCAAAAGGGATAAATCGGTATGGAACAGCATATGGTAACAAGTTTACAGCAGCAATGAATACATCTATGCAGAAACCCTTGAACATATTATCAGTTCCCCGAACCTGTGATACAAATTCCAGGTAACTGACACGAATAGGCACACCAATTCTTAGTTGCTTCCCATTGTTTGGGAAAACCCAACCACGGGGCTTTGACAATGTCTCCCCTGGCCAGATAACGCTGTATAATTGTTGGTTTGCACTGGAACGATTAGGTGGCTTTGAATAGAGCATCTCAGGGGGAACAGTTGATAAACCAGAATAGTTACACCAGTAACCAATTCTTCGAAACCCAGTACCAAGTACATTAATAATATCATATGCTGGAAGAACAAGAGACCTCTCTGAATCAAACTTAATAGGACCTGTCAAACCAAGAAAAGTACTTTGCAATACGTTTTTCAACAGGAGCGGTCCATCATCAAAAATGCTCATTGCTTCAAGGTGAAGACTACCACCTTTTTCTACAGACTTTATCCTAGAATCATTAGAGAATGAAATGATCCCACCCTGGTTAAAAAATGCATCAAGAGCATGAGCAACCAGCCAAACAGAATCATAAGCATAAAGCCCATAAGAATGCAGTCCCAAAGAACCACCAGTCAGCTTGTTCCACTTGGAGAAAAAGGTCCTCTTTCTATCTGAATCTGGGGTGTGTTGGCGCAAAACAAGAACTCCTTGCAATGTATCCATGGTCTCAGAAGGAAGAGGCAAAGCAGAATCTAAAAGAGATGACAGCCAATCTGTAGCTATCCATACAAATCCATCACCCATCATTTGAAGATAATGTGCCACAGAGAGAATCATGAGACCTGAATCAGGATTCACATGAAGAACTATAACTCGAGATTCCAATTGTGCGACATTAACAAGAAGATCCATGATGTCGCCCCGGGTAGCTCCAGGTCCTGGGGGAATTCCCAACTTGTAGGAAATTCTACAGCGCCTCTCTGCAAGTTTATCATCTAAAGCTGACATGCCATTACGTCCATAATCATCATCTATAAAAATGGCAATAACCTCCTTCCAACCATAATGATCAACAATTTGCGCCACTGCACTCATTTGATACAAATCACTACGTGTTGTCCTAACAAAAAAAGGGAACTGAAGGGATGAGAGAGTTGGGTCTGTGGCTGCAAATGACAATAGAGGAACTTGGAGTTCATTTGCAACATGGGATATGATATGGGCAACTACAGAAGATTGTGGGCCTATAATGGCGACAATATCAGTCTCCATGAATTGCAAAGCtgtaaattaacaaaattgtcAGCATAACTATATACGATTCATGGACTTTCGACTAAAACATAATTCTTGACCAAACAAACAACCAACCCAAAAATCAAGGGAATGCAATAGAAGATAAAGTACCTTGAACCATTCCATCAAATCCACTGCAATTGGAATTCCGCATTTTTACAAAGAGTTTGGTCCCATGGAGAACGCTGAAATTGGAGTTGACATCTTTCACTGCTTCCTCAATAGCAAGCTTGGCAACTTTACCAATAGTAGAATCAAAGGTGAAAATAGCTCCAATATTAACAACCGCAGGTCTCGAAGAAACATTGTTGCTGGACCCAAATGAGAACACCCCAAGATACAGAAACAGCAatagaaaaaaccaaaacaaattcatCTTGAACGACCAACACAACATCATCCTCTCTGTCCCCAAAAGATGATTCTGACCTGGGTCACTATTGGTATGAAGAATTGCCTAGTAGAGCTCTGAGTAAGATGAACCAAGGAATTGTCTTTCAACACTCCcataatttcatttctttcttgggttGTCTCATTCTCAACAGCCAACCCCAGATGCAACGCCAAAACAGTGAGACCACCCACCCAAATCAGAATTTTTGCTAAAAACAGAACCTAAAATTCAATCTGAAGTAATTAGCTGACTGCACTCTGCTTTGCCCTGCTGTTAGCTGCAAGTATACAAACAAAAAGCTCGTCCGTGAAGCTAAGTAGTCCGTGAAGctaagtatatatttttttcttggaaaatgctagggagaccaactttagataccaacttgtgtaccaactctctaatagagtgtgggacccattgtattggtgggctccacctctattagagagttggtacacaagttggtatctaaagttggtctccctagcatgacccttttttctttatttgccAAGttaccaaaagaagaagaaagtatAGGTTCAACATGCAGACCCACATAATGTGACAGGCACCTCCGAAAAGCGGCATCAATAATGAAGGAAATGGTACTGGTCTGGACTCTGGATCAATCAAGGAATTTCCTTTCTGAAGAGAAAGGGTAGCTACATCATGGGTTTGGAAAAAGGCCcatcaataaataaacaattttaagaaaaaagaaagggacaTTACAAATTAACCGACAAACTGAATTCACGTGGGGCAAGGGAAAGTGCGAATTTTCACTTGTGTAAAGAGAAAGTAACACAATTTTCACTTGTTTGTTGTAGGTTTAGGGATTGTTTGTTGTAGGTTTAGGGATTGTTTGTTGTAGTCCAAAGGGGCAACCTGGGTACAAAATTTTTGAATGGGCCTAGAGGGATTTCtgaataattttcttttcatttttctttatgtgtAATGGTtccatttctttattttgttcaaGTCATAAAATTG
This genomic interval carries:
- the LOC18776809 gene encoding glutamate receptor 3.3 isoform X1, yielding MMLCWSFKMNLFWFFLLLFLYLGVFSFGSSNNVSSRPAVVNIGAIFTFDSTIGKVAKLAIEEAVKDVNSNFSVLHGTKLFVKMRNSNCSGFDGMVQALQFMETDIVAIIGPQSSVVAHIISHVANELQVPLLSFAATDPTLSSLQFPFFVRTTRSDLYQMSAVAQIVDHYGWKEVIAIFIDDDYGRNGMSALDDKLAERRCRISYKLGIPPGPGATRGDIMDLLVNVAQLESRVIVLHVNPDSGLMILSVAHYLQMMGDGFVWIATDWLSSLLDSALPLPSETMDTLQGVLVLRQHTPDSDRKRTFFSKWNKLTGGSLGLHSYGLYAYDSVWLVAHALDAFFNQGGIISFSNDSRIKSVEKGGSLHLEAMSIFDDGPLLLKNVLQSTFLGLTGPIKFDSERSLVLPAYDIINVLGTGFRRIGYWCNYSGLSTVPPEMLYSKPPNRSSANQQLYSVIWPGETLSKPRGWVFPNNGKQLRIGVPIRVSYLEFVSQVRGTDNMFKGFCIDVFIAAVNLLPYAVPYRFIPFGDGQKNPSYNELVYSVATGVFDAAVGDIAIVTNRTKIVDFSQPYAASGLVVVAPFKRLNSSAWAFLRPFTARMWVVTAASFLVIGIVVWILEHRINDEFRGPPKKQLITILWFSISTLFFAHRENTVSTLGRLVLIIWLFVVLIINSSYTASLTSILTVQHLSSPIKGIESLKNSDEPIGYQVGSFAEHYLSEELGISKSRLIPLGSPQAYAQALQLGPKKAGGVAAVVDERPYVEVFLSSQCKFRVIGQEFTKSGWGFAFPRDSPLAVDMSTALLQLSENGDLQRIYDKWLRQSSCTLESTELESDRLHLKSFWGLFLICGIACFIALFIYFLQILNKLRHADPTPCVSTSPGNSRSRQLRRFLSLIDEKKDPSNSGSKRKKIVRSFSDNDKDDKLGRNPEKKQTEMTNRSEINSNN
- the LOC18776809 gene encoding glutamate receptor 3.3 isoform X2, whose translation is MMLCWSFKMNLFWFFLLLFLYLGVFSFGSSNNVSSRPAVVNIGAIFTFDSTIGKVAKLAIEEAVKDVNSNFSVLHGTKLFVKMRNSNCSGFDGMVQALQFMETDIVAIIGPQSSVVAHIISHVANELQVPLLSFAATDPTLSSLQFPFFVRTTRSDLYQMSAVAQIVDHYGWKEVIAIFIDDDYGRNGMSALDDKLAERRCRISYKLGIPPGPGATRGDIMDLLVNVAQLESRVIVLHVNPDSGLMILSVAHYLQMMGDGFVWIATDWLSSLLDSALPLPSETMDTLQGVLVLRQHTPDSDRKRTFFSKWNKLTGGSLGLHSYGLYAYDSVWLVAHALDAFFNQGGIISFSNDSRIKSVEKGGSLHLEAMSIFDDGPLLLKNVLQSTFLGLTGPIKFDSERSLVLPAYDIINVLGTGFRRIGYWCNYSGLSTVPPEMLYSKPPNRSSANQQLYSVIWPGETLSKPRGWVFPNNGKQLRIGVPIRVSYLEFVSQVRGTDNMFKGFCIDVFIAAVNLLPYAVPYRFIPFGDGQKNPSYNELVYSVATGVFDAAVGDIAIVTNRTKIVDFSQPYAASGLVVVAPFKRLNSSAWAFLRPFTARMWVVTAASFLVIGIVVWILEHRINDEFRGPPKKQLITILWFSISTLFFAHMQHLSSPIKGIESLKNSDEPIGYQVGSFAEHYLSEELGISKSRLIPLGSPQAYAQALQLGPKKAGGVAAVVDERPYVEVFLSSQCKFRVIGQEFTKSGWGFAFPRDSPLAVDMSTALLQLSENGDLQRIYDKWLRQSSCTLESTELESDRLHLKSFWGLFLICGIACFIALFIYFLQILNKLRHADPTPCVSTSPGNSRSRQLRRFLSLIDEKKDPSNSGSKRKKIVRSFSDNDKDDKLGRNPEKKQTEMTNRSEINSNN
- the LOC18776809 gene encoding glutamate receptor 3.3 isoform X3 — protein: MMLCWSFKMNLFWFFLLLFLYLGVFSFGSSNNVSSRPAVVNIGAIFTFDSTIGKVAKLAIEEAVKDVNSNFSVLHGTKLFVKMRNSNCSGFDGMVQALQFMETDIVAIIGPQSSVVAHIISHVANELQVPLLSFAATDPTLSSLQFPFFVRTTRSDLYQMSAVAQIVDHYGWKEVIAIFIDDDYGRNGMSALDDKLAERRCRISYKLGIPPGPGATRGDIMDLLVNVAQLESRVIVLHVNPDSGLMILSVAHYLQMMGDGFVWIATDWLSSLLDSALPLPSETMDTLQGVLVLRQHTPDSDRKRTFFSKWNKLTGGSLGLHSYGLYAYDSVWLVAHALDAFFNQGGIISFSNDSRIKSVEKGGSLHLEAMSIFDDGPLLLKNVLQSTFLGLTGPIKFDSERSLVLPAYDIINVLGTGFRRIGYWCNYSGLSTVPPEMLYSKPPNRSSANQQLYSVIWPGETLSKPRGWVFPNNGKQLRIGVPIRVSYLEFVSQVRGTDNMFKGFCIDVFIAAVNLLPYAVPYRFIPFGDGQKNPSYNELVYSVATGVFDAAVGDIAIVTNRTKIVDFSQPYAASGLVVVAPFKRLNSSAWAFLRPFTARMWVVTAASFLVIGIVVWILEHRINDEFRGPPKKQLITILWFSISTLFFAHRENTCSTYLLQLKELKA